A window of the Candidatus Liberibacter solanacearum CLso-ZC1 genome harbors these coding sequences:
- the rpsS gene encoding 30S ribosomal protein S19: protein MARSIWKGPFVTKYLLKKVSKARDSGSRDVIKIWCRNCDIMPQFIGLTFGVHNGRKHIPVTVSEEMVGFKFGDFSPTRYSPGHGSDKKVRRR, encoded by the coding sequence GTGGCTCGTTCAATTTGGAAAGGTCCTTTTGTTACCAAGTATCTTCTTAAAAAGGTCTCGAAAGCGCGTGATTCTGGTAGCCGTGATGTTATAAAGATATGGTGTCGTAATTGTGATATTATGCCACAATTTATTGGCTTGACATTTGGTGTACATAATGGTCGTAAGCATATACCTGTGACGGTTAGTGAAGAGATGGTTGGTTTTAAGTTTGGTGATTTTTCTCCTACACGGTATAGTCCGGGACATGGTAGTGATAAAAAGGTTAGAAGGAGATAA
- the rpmC gene encoding 50S ribosomal protein L29 yields the protein MLKFKDISIMNADQLREQLVQLKREQMSLRFQKATGQLEKPFRMRGINRDIARVKTMMNSKSFENKS from the coding sequence ATGTTAAAATTCAAAGACATTTCTATTATGAATGCTGATCAATTAAGGGAGCAGTTGGTTCAGTTGAAAAGAGAGCAGATGTCTCTTCGTTTTCAAAAAGCTACTGGTCAGCTTGAAAAACCTTTTCGTATGAGGGGAATTAATCGCGATATTGCGCGTGTTAAAACTATGATGAATAGTAAAAGTTTTGAGAATAAATCTTAA
- the rpsC gene encoding 30S ribosomal protein S3, giving the protein MGQKINPILFRLGVNCTWSSRWFARGSEYGTLLHEDLKIRKYLEGNLKQAGVAKILIERTHKKCFITVYSARPGLIIGKKGSDIDRIRKNLSKMTPSEIHLNVNEVSKPEINATLIAQSIAQQLERRVVFRRAMKRAVQSAMRFGAEGIKIICSGRLNGLELSRTECYLEGRVPLQTLRANIDYGSAIAKTAYGICGVKVYVSIREVSDSDNATSSNRRPLEKSN; this is encoded by the coding sequence ATGGGACAGAAAATTAATCCCATATTGTTTCGACTTGGTGTGAATTGCACTTGGAGTAGTCGCTGGTTTGCGCGTGGTTCTGAGTACGGGACTCTTTTGCATGAGGATTTAAAAATACGCAAATATTTAGAAGGTAATCTAAAGCAAGCGGGTGTTGCTAAAATTTTAATAGAGAGAACGCATAAAAAGTGTTTTATCACCGTTTATTCTGCCCGCCCAGGACTGATTATCGGGAAAAAAGGAAGTGATATAGATAGGATTCGTAAGAATCTTTCAAAGATGACTCCTTCAGAGATTCATTTAAATGTAAACGAAGTTTCTAAGCCGGAAATTAACGCTACCTTGATAGCTCAATCTATCGCCCAACAACTTGAAAGACGTGTAGTTTTTCGTCGTGCTATGAAACGTGCAGTTCAGTCTGCTATGCGTTTTGGGGCTGAGGGAATAAAGATTATTTGCTCAGGGCGTCTCAATGGTTTAGAGCTTTCTCGTACTGAATGCTACTTAGAGGGAAGGGTTCCTCTTCAGACTCTTCGTGCTAATATTGATTATGGCTCGGCTATTGCTAAAACTGCATATGGGATATGTGGGGTCAAAGTATATGTTTCTATCCGTGAAGTTTCTGATTCAGATAATGCGACGTCTTCTAATCGTCGTCCGTTAGAAAAGAGTAATTAG
- the rplP gene encoding 50S ribosomal protein L16 yields the protein MCQPKNTKYPKQFKGRIKGIAKRGSRIAFGEFALKAQEPNRVGAREIEAARRAISRSMKRAGCIWVCVFPDIPVTAKPTEVRMGKGKGSVEEWVCRVKPGRILFELDGVSEKVAREALRLGASKLSVVTKFVQRIAE from the coding sequence TTGTGTCAGCCGAAAAATACCAAATATCCCAAACAGTTTAAAGGGCGTATTAAGGGTATAGCAAAAAGAGGGTCTCGTATTGCTTTTGGTGAATTTGCTCTTAAAGCTCAAGAACCCAATAGAGTTGGGGCGAGGGAGATTGAAGCTGCGCGTCGTGCCATTAGTCGTAGTATGAAGCGCGCTGGCTGTATTTGGGTATGTGTTTTTCCTGATATTCCTGTAACTGCCAAGCCTACAGAAGTCCGTATGGGAAAAGGAAAAGGTAGTGTTGAAGAATGGGTATGTCGTGTAAAGCCTGGGCGTATTTTATTTGAACTTGATGGTGTTAGTGAAAAGGTTGCTAGGGAAGCCTTGCGTCTTGGTGCGTCTAAATTGTCTGTCGTTACAAAGTTTGTGCAACGGATTGCAGAATGA
- the rplC gene encoding 50S ribosomal protein L3, translating to MRPGVVARKLGMTCVYNLEGKRLPVTVLHLDNCQVVAHRTLQKNGYMAVQVGAGDAKIKNVSKPMRGFFSSVNASPKKRLSEFRVQKEDELLQIGSVLSPSHFNVGQLVDVTGVTIGKGFAGAMKRHNFAGLRASHGVSISHRSAGSTGCRQDPGRVFKNKKMAGHMGGNRITVKNLEVISIDDKRGLIFVKGCVPGAKNDSWILVRDSFKSAANYKGKVA from the coding sequence ATGCGTCCAGGTGTCGTTGCACGAAAATTAGGAATGACCTGTGTATATAATCTTGAGGGCAAACGTCTTCCTGTAACTGTATTACACTTAGATAATTGTCAGGTTGTGGCTCATCGTACCTTGCAGAAAAATGGTTATATGGCTGTTCAAGTTGGTGCAGGGGATGCGAAGATTAAGAATGTTTCTAAGCCTATGAGAGGTTTTTTTTCGTCTGTTAATGCTTCTCCTAAAAAGAGATTGTCTGAGTTTCGTGTTCAAAAAGAAGATGAATTATTGCAAATTGGTTCTGTGTTGTCCCCAAGTCATTTTAATGTTGGTCAATTAGTTGATGTTACGGGTGTGACAATCGGGAAGGGATTTGCAGGTGCTATGAAGAGGCATAATTTTGCTGGTCTTCGTGCTTCACATGGGGTTTCTATATCGCATCGTTCTGCGGGTTCTACGGGATGTCGACAAGATCCTGGTCGTGTTTTTAAAAATAAAAAGATGGCAGGCCACATGGGTGGAAATCGTATTACTGTTAAGAATTTAGAGGTTATCTCGATTGATGATAAAAGGGGGCTGATCTTTGTTAAAGGTTGTGTGCCTGGTGCCAAGAATGATTCTTGGATTCTTGTGCGTGATTCTTTTAAAAGTGCAGCGAATTATAAGGGGAAAGTTGCGTGA
- the rpsJ gene encoding 30S ribosomal protein S10, translated as MTSQNIRIRISLKAFDSWILDASVREIVSTAKKSGSRIVGPIPFPRSIRRFTVNRSPHVDKKSRDQLEIRIHKRLLYIIKPTQDTVAALMKLDIAAGVSVVIKL; from the coding sequence ATGACAAGTCAGAATATCCGCATTCGTATAAGTCTAAAGGCATTTGATTCGTGGATACTTGATGCTTCTGTGCGTGAAATTGTTTCAACTGCTAAAAAATCTGGTTCACGGATTGTGGGTCCTATTCCTTTTCCTCGTTCTATACGAAGATTTACTGTTAATAGATCTCCTCATGTTGATAAGAAAAGTCGAGATCAATTGGAAATCCGTATCCATAAGCGTTTACTTTATATCATAAAACCTACTCAGGATACGGTTGCTGCTTTAATGAAGTTAGATATTGCTGCTGGTGTTAGTGTTGTGATTAAACTATAG
- the rplD gene encoding 50S ribosomal protein L4 produces MELSVRDLDGADKGVISVSEGIFALKPQQGILARVLRWQSWRRSKGCSKSKGRSEIAYTGAKMYTQKGTGRARHSSKSAPQFRGGGKAFGPVPGNGAHDLPKKIRSLALRHALSDKFSSNDILVIDSLVSKELKTKYLAERFRALNLSNALIIDGVQLDRNFQLAARNIPNINLLSVQGINVYDILRCSKLILSKSAVEALEGRFK; encoded by the coding sequence ATAGAGTTAAGTGTCAGGGATCTTGATGGAGCAGATAAAGGTGTTATTTCTGTTTCTGAAGGAATTTTTGCTTTAAAGCCTCAGCAAGGTATTTTGGCGCGTGTTCTTCGTTGGCAGTCTTGGCGTAGAAGCAAAGGGTGTTCTAAGTCAAAGGGTCGTTCCGAGATTGCGTATACAGGGGCTAAGATGTATACCCAAAAGGGAACGGGTCGAGCTAGGCATAGCTCGAAATCTGCTCCTCAATTTCGTGGCGGAGGGAAGGCTTTTGGACCTGTTCCTGGTAACGGTGCTCATGATCTTCCAAAGAAAATTCGTTCTCTAGCTCTGCGTCATGCTTTGTCAGATAAGTTTTCTTCCAATGATATTTTGGTAATTGATAGTTTGGTTTCTAAGGAGCTTAAAACCAAGTATTTGGCAGAGCGTTTTCGTGCTCTTAATTTATCGAATGCGCTTATTATTGATGGTGTTCAGTTAGATAGAAATTTTCAACTTGCTGCTCGAAACATTCCAAATATTAATCTCCTTTCTGTTCAGGGTATTAATGTTTATGATATTTTGCGTTGTTCTAAGCTGATTCTTTCTAAGTCTGCTGTCGAGGCTTTGGAGGGTCGTTTTAAATGA
- the rplV gene encoding 50S ribosomal protein L22 yields the protein MNEKRAVPRRRRVGDNEANAIASMLRISPQKLNLVAAMIRGKKVSDALADLEFSRKRIAVEVKKTLRSAIANAENNHDLDIDRLVVSEAYVGKSVVMKRFHCRARQRIGRINKPFSRLSVIVREVQDERKVV from the coding sequence ATGAATGAGAAAAGGGCTGTGCCAAGGCGTCGTCGGGTAGGAGATAACGAAGCTAATGCTATTGCAAGTATGCTCCGGATTAGCCCTCAAAAGTTAAATCTTGTTGCTGCTATGATTAGAGGAAAAAAAGTTTCTGATGCCCTCGCGGATCTTGAGTTTTCGCGAAAAAGGATTGCTGTTGAGGTTAAAAAGACGCTTCGTTCTGCTATTGCGAATGCAGAAAATAATCATGACCTTGATATTGATCGTCTTGTAGTATCAGAGGCTTATGTTGGTAAGTCTGTTGTTATGAAGAGATTTCATTGTCGTGCACGTCAACGTATTGGTCGTATTAATAAACCTTTCTCTCGTTTGAGTGTTATAGTTCGTGAAGTTCAAGATGAAAGAAAGGTTGTATAA
- the rplB gene encoding 50S ribosomal protein L2 encodes MALKSFNPDTSSRRQLIIVNRDSLYKGKPLKSLTKGLCSKGGRNNTGRITMRFRGGGCKNRYRIIDFKRSDYDVEGVVQRLEYDPNRTAFIALIAYPKEKFSYILAPQRLSVGDKVISSNGAVDIKPGNAMPLRFIPVGTIVHNVEMKPQKGGQISRSAGSYARVVERDRSRVLLRLSSGEMRFVQSSCMASIGAVSNQDQININHAKAGRSRWLKIRPHVRGVAMNPVDHPLGGGEGKTSGGRNPCSPWGKPTKGKRTRSNKSTNVFIASSRHKNKK; translated from the coding sequence ATGGCGTTAAAGAGTTTTAATCCTGATACATCAAGTCGGCGTCAACTTATTATTGTTAATCGGGATTCTTTATATAAGGGGAAACCCCTCAAGTCTTTAACGAAGGGTTTGTGTTCTAAGGGGGGGCGTAATAATACTGGGCGTATAACCATGCGCTTTCGTGGAGGAGGATGTAAAAATCGCTATCGTATCATAGATTTCAAACGTAGTGATTATGATGTTGAGGGTGTTGTACAACGATTAGAATATGATCCTAATAGAACAGCATTTATCGCTCTTATTGCGTATCCAAAAGAAAAATTTTCTTATATATTAGCTCCGCAACGTTTGTCTGTGGGAGATAAAGTGATTTCTTCAAATGGTGCTGTTGATATCAAACCCGGGAATGCTATGCCGTTACGGTTTATTCCTGTGGGAACTATAGTTCATAATGTAGAAATGAAGCCTCAAAAAGGGGGGCAGATATCGCGTTCTGCTGGTTCATATGCTCGGGTTGTTGAGCGTGATCGTAGTCGCGTTCTTTTGCGTCTTTCTTCTGGTGAAATGCGTTTTGTTCAGTCTTCTTGCATGGCTTCTATAGGTGCGGTTTCAAATCAAGATCAGATTAATATTAATCATGCTAAGGCAGGTCGTTCTCGTTGGTTGAAAATTCGTCCGCATGTTAGAGGGGTGGCGATGAACCCTGTGGACCATCCCCTTGGTGGTGGTGAAGGAAAGACGTCAGGAGGGCGTAATCCTTGCAGCCCTTGGGGTAAACCTACAAAGGGAAAGAGGACGCGGTCAAACAAGTCTACGAATGTTTTTATAGCCTCTTCTCGGCATAAGAATAAAAAATAG
- a CDS encoding 50S ribosomal protein L23: MTNIRFYDTIISPVIAEKSTLLSEQNKVVFNVKKDSSKSDIKHAVESLFNVKVVSVNTLIRKGKTKRLNRISTARNRARSSRDLYVSRKDIKRAFVTLAKGHSIDVSVGI, from the coding sequence ATGACAAATATTCGGTTTTATGATACTATTATATCTCCTGTGATAGCGGAAAAATCTACTTTGCTGTCCGAGCAAAATAAGGTTGTTTTTAATGTTAAAAAAGATTCTTCTAAGTCCGATATTAAACATGCGGTTGAATCTCTATTTAATGTAAAGGTAGTTTCTGTTAATACCCTGATTAGAAAAGGGAAGACAAAGCGTCTAAATAGAATTTCTACCGCTCGTAATCGAGCTAGATCTTCTCGTGATTTATATGTATCACGAAAGGATATTAAGAGGGCTTTTGTAACTTTGGCCAAGGGGCATTCAATTGATGTTTCGGTTGGTATTTAA
- the tuf gene encoding elongation factor Tu: MAEKRFIRDKESLGISTIGHVDHGKTTLTAAITKYYSDEQKAYGEIDSAPEERVRGITISTAHVHYQTAKRFYGHIDCPGHADYVKNMITGATQADGAILVCSAYDGPKPQTKEHILLARQVGISSIVVYMNKVDTVDDPELLDLVELEIRELLSYYDFPGDEVPVIRGSALCALNGENKELGEDSIHALMEAVDNYIPTPSRLTDEPFLMHVESSCTIGGRGTVATGRVKRGKLVAGSDIEIIGMGGKTLKAKCTDMEMFRQKLDEAIAGDNVGLLLRGVDRADVQRGRVICAPGSIKEYSKFEASVYILKKEEGGRHTGFLGNYRPQFFMDTADVTGKIILPPESKAVMPGDRVTLEIELISPIAMEANQRFSIREGGKTIGAGIVSKIIG; the protein is encoded by the coding sequence ATGGCGGAAAAACGGTTTATTCGTGACAAGGAAAGTCTTGGGATTAGTACTATAGGTCACGTTGATCACGGGAAGACGACGCTAACTGCGGCTATTACGAAGTATTATAGTGATGAGCAGAAGGCATATGGTGAGATTGACAGTGCTCCGGAGGAGAGGGTTCGTGGTATTACCATTTCGACGGCGCATGTTCACTATCAGACTGCCAAGAGATTTTATGGGCATATTGATTGTCCTGGTCATGCTGATTATGTAAAGAATATGATTACTGGTGCGACGCAGGCTGATGGTGCGATTCTTGTTTGCTCTGCCTATGACGGTCCGAAGCCACAAACGAAGGAACATATTCTTCTTGCTCGTCAGGTTGGTATTTCGTCGATAGTTGTGTATATGAACAAGGTTGATACTGTTGATGATCCGGAGTTATTGGATCTTGTTGAGCTTGAGATTAGGGAGCTTTTGAGTTATTACGATTTTCCTGGAGATGAAGTTCCTGTTATTAGGGGTTCTGCTCTTTGTGCCTTAAACGGAGAGAATAAGGAATTGGGGGAAGATTCGATTCATGCTTTGATGGAAGCTGTTGATAATTATATTCCTACACCTTCGCGTTTAACGGATGAGCCTTTCTTGATGCATGTGGAGAGTTCTTGTACGATTGGTGGTCGTGGGACTGTTGCGACTGGTCGTGTTAAGCGTGGTAAGCTTGTGGCTGGATCTGATATTGAGATAATTGGTATGGGTGGCAAGACGCTTAAAGCGAAATGTACAGATATGGAGATGTTTCGGCAGAAGTTAGATGAAGCTATAGCGGGAGACAATGTTGGTTTATTGCTTCGCGGAGTGGATCGTGCGGATGTTCAGAGGGGGAGAGTTATTTGTGCTCCTGGTTCTATTAAAGAGTATTCTAAGTTTGAAGCTAGTGTTTATATTCTGAAGAAAGAAGAAGGCGGTCGTCATACAGGATTTTTAGGTAATTATCGTCCACAGTTTTTTATGGATACGGCGGATGTTACGGGGAAGATAATTTTGCCTCCTGAATCTAAAGCGGTGATGCCTGGTGATAGGGTTACTTTGGAGATAGAGCTTATTAGTCCGATTGCGATGGAAGCAAATCAGCGTTTTTCTATTCGTGAAGGAGGAAAGACGATTGGTGCGGGGATTGTTTCCAAAATTATAGGATAA